The DNA sequence ATACAGAGGATAGTGTCCCAGGGGTTTTGTATGATTTGTTGCAGAAAGAGGTTGTGGCTTTGAGGAAAGCTGGTCACGAGAAAGATCAAAGCCTGAAAGACAAGGATGACGCTATTGAGGTCGGTACTCTTTTCTATCAGTCTCCTAGTTCTGTAATGTACACTCTTGGTCAAGTGTTTGGTTATGATTATCGTCTTTCAGATGTTAGCCAAGAAGGTAGATACCTTGACTAAAGCAATGGAGGTTGAAgcaaagaaaatgagaagagaagTTGCTGTCATGGAGAAGGAGGTAGCTGCCATGCGTGTGGACAAAGAACATGAGAATAGGGCCAAGCGGTTTGGTCATACTAAAAGTTCCGTCAGCAGTGCTCAGGTGCTCTCTGGAAGGTACTTAATTTCAATCGCTTACCACCTGTGGTGTCTCAGATCACATTAGTTGTTCGGTAACTTTGGTTGTACCATTGAAGATATGCCATTTGCTTCGGTTGAAGCAAAGAAAATGATAGTGTTGTCTCTGTTGTGATTATTGGTCTCACCAAACTCGTAGAGATTTACATGTTTCACATACGGTGCAGGGGTCTCGCACGAAGTGGGTTAACACGCAGCACCCAATGacaaaaatccaaatttgcaGCTGCAGAAAGGCATTAATCCTCAGAGGCCTTGTTGTTCCTCCGTCGTTTTTccactttttaattttattttatcctgTCCCTTCCCCCCTACTGCGATTGATTATAAGATAGTAGCTGGCATGCCGATGAAACTGTGTTCACCAAAAGCTGGTAAAGGAGAGCAACCTCAGAGAAAGAAGTTGTCGGAATGCCTGCCTCTGACGTAGATTGTTATTCCCGTGCTTGTTAGAGAGAGGAGCATAAGAAAAGagaaagggaagaagaagattaTTGACTTTTGGGCTAACCTACCGTTTGTGGCGTCGTCTCGTGAGTGGGCAATGGTTGTGTTGTATAGGTAGCTTATTGGGTTTTGTTACGTTGTTGTATGTTTTGCAGTTTATATTTGTAATTGCAGAAGCTAGTGTGATTGCTGTTGGTTAAGGGCTTTGTTAATATTCTTGTAACCAGATCAAGATTAGATCTTTTGTTGCTTGTGTTACTTCATCTATACTCCACTGTTGGTTTatatctctctatctctctatctctctatctTGTAGACATGTTAAAAGTTCTTGGACACTCTTAGTCTTACCTTACGAGCGGATTTTTGAGGGACGGATCTACCGGTATGTCTTTAACgattgagttttggtttcacCACGCAAATGAATTTGGACACTCTCCGAACCTTGGTGTCCAAATTTGGGCACTTAGTTTGTAAAAAGAGAAAGTGGAgcccttaggccatctccaactgatcCGGTCAAAGGGTTATGGGGTTAAAAATAGATTGAAATTACATGAAAATCGTCTTCAACCCAGGGTTAGGCCAAATGGCTCGTGGGCCTCACCAGGCCAAAAATGTGAAATTCGGCCAACCGATTGGCCCAAACTAGCCAACCAGCCCCGGGCCGGCCTAAtaattcaaatccaatggctaCTTGGCTTCAGCATGACGTTAGCTAGCAACGGCTATCTGAAGCCAggtgaccgttggatttgaattttttttttgtttggggacaaaattttaaaaataaaaaattctaattttttttctataactacCTAAGTCATTAAACTTAAACTACATTAAACAACACAATCTCCACCCTAGTACTAATTGGGGGAGTTATTCAAACataaacaacattaaaaaaaaacattcatacaACCAATTACATCTTGACACATGGCACTCGAAATCCtatttgaaaaattattgagattacatatcgacaagaaatctggagagttACTCACATATCAACACGTGGTGCTCGAAATCCTATCCGAACAATTATTGAGATTATGTATTGACAAGAAATCTTGAGAGTTACTCACTTTAGCGACACATGTTACTCAAAATCatatccgaaaaattattgagattacatctcgaaaaattattgaggtagtttaatttaagtaactatattaatttaattaaaataataaattatgtttggcctatgatcCTTTGGTCCTTTTGGTTcgagatggttttttgtcacagggctatgtttggccttatgaccctttggccccatcggttggagatggtaagaaatatggcttgacactgttcattaaaatattcatTTATTGGAGGGCTATAGGGTTAAAGGGAGCCATTTAGCCATCTTTCAgatggagatggtcttagtttGTGTGAGGAGGGTTGGGGGCCATTAGATGTAATTTGAGTGATCTGAATTGCCTTGTCCTTGGACACTTCATAGGTCCATGCAAATGGGCCCCAACTTTGCCGAAAGGGCAACATATAGCTTAAACTAAGATGATCGGTTGTATAGGCATATTTTCCAGTCATTGAAGATGATTGAATATCTAGGTTAGACCAGTTGGTCAAAAGTAGTATATGCATTGGTTAAGAGTAGTTTATGCATTCCTTTCCGCTAAAGTAATTTAAAttttcaacaaaacaaaaaaagaattagAGTAATTTATTTGAAATGTTGCCTTGTGCAAGAAAAGTCAAGaggaaattgtagcaatgatcattcaactaaaaattcatgactaGTGGTtatttaactcatcaaaacatgcagtTATGGTCATTTTAGTCAACTCCGTTATAGTTTCCGTCAAAATAAGTCTGGTGCCTCACACATGAGGCTGAATCCAATCGTAGCAAGggttcctcaactttaacccaattataGCAGTGGTCCTTCAACATGAGTCATTTTGATGAAATTCTGACGGAGTTTACGAGAAGGACCATaaatgcacgttttgatgagttaagagatcaatgatcatgaatttttagtttatggaccattgcttcaattatgttaaaattGAGAAACCATTTCTATAATTTTCTCAAAAGTCAAACACCAAAACTCAAAAGCAGCTCCAccgagaaaaataaaaatcggTGTGTATTTTCATAAGTGGGCTTGGGTGTCTAACTTTAGTGGGCCTCCGGCTATAAAAGCCCGTAATTGTATACATATTTCGTTGTTTTCCGGCTATTTTTATTTACACTCACCACGAAACGAATCAATCGCCCGCCCAGAACTGAAAAGCGCGCCAAGAACCCGCGCATAACTTCTCATGGCCATCGACTCTCTCGTCCTCGGTAGTTCTACCCCTCCACCTTCTTCCCCAATACTCTCTCTGCATTTTCTTTATTCTGTTAATATTTTTTTGCCCTAAAATTGAATCTTCTGATGTACTCAGGCGCCGGGCAAGAGGTCGGTAAGAGCTGCGTGGTGGTGACAATCAATGGGAAACGAATCATGTTCGACTGCGGAATGCACATGGGCTATCTCGACCACCGCCGCTACCCCGATTTCTCTCGCATTCCCAAATCGCAGAACGAGTCGAACTTCGATCACTCCATTACTTGCATCATCATCACCCACTTGTAAgaactcaaatttatttttataattattgaTGGTTTATTCGAGTTAGCTCAgtatttgttgattttttgCAATTGGGTGACGCAGTCACTTAGATCACGTTGGGGCTCTTCCTTACTTCACCGAGGTCTGCGGTTATCAGGGTCCAATTTACATGACGGTAAGGTGCTCGATGAAATGTCTCCGTGAATTCATattttggtggtggtgttgtAATGATTTTTCGTGATTGTGCTGCAGTATCCGACAAAGGCACTGTCTCCTATAATGTTGGAGGACTATCGAAAAGTGATGGTGGAGCGAAGGGGTGAGGAAGAGCAGTTTTCGTCTCATCACATTGCCGAGTGCATGAAGAAAGGTACATAaccttttcatataattttgtaGTAAGTTCCTTGAACATTGGAACCGATTCATGTTTTTGTTGTTCGGGGGTGTTTTCTGTATGGCTCCTCAATGCAGTAATACCTGTGGATCTGAAGCAGACAGTGCAGGTTGATAAAGACCTTCAAATCCGTGCATACTATGCAGGACATGTAAGGCTTGTTTATCTCTCATATTGAATGCATTGTGTCTTGATAGCCATGTTTTCGTGCACCGCAACTGAATTATACCTCTACTATTTGATGTGTCATTCCTTGAGTCCTAATAACTTATTATATTTCTAAGGTTCTTGGAGCGGCAATGTTTTACGCAAAGGTGGGAGACGCCACTATGGTGTACACAGGAGACTATAATATGACACCAGATAGGCATCTTGGAGCAGCTCAAATTGACCGACTAAATTTGGACCTTCTTATTTCAGAGTATGGGATGTCTTTCTTTTGTATATTGTTTGGACTTTGCACCTCAACAATTGTTGCACATTCAACTTTTTCTTTGATCTCCTTTGTTGACGAACTTAGGGTACAAAACTTATGCTGCATGAAATTTTTGTTTCCCGTGGACTTGCTTATAAGTAGGCTTCTCCTAATATTTTCCTGTCACAGATCCACGTATGCAACAACCATACGCGATTCAAAATATGCCCGGGAAAGAGAATTTCTCAGAGCTGTAAGTAAATGATAAAGTAGAAGTGTCAACAGTTCATGTtatggttttaacttgaattaCGAGAGTCATAATAATCAAACTATCGGTCCTTTGATATGCAACTCCTTGCTTTAAGCATCAATTTGCATACATGTTTTCATGCATGCATTCATTTGTAAAACCTGGTGGCAGTCAAAATTGGATACAAAAGTTTTCTTGCGTTTGTCCCTTAAAGGCAGTTTTGCTGGTTATTTTTAATGTAATTTAATTCAGGTTCATAAATGTGTTGCTGCCGGTGGAAAAGTTCTAATTCCAACTTTTGCTCTTGGAAGAGCTCAGGTATTATGCCACACCAATTCTAATTCTTTGTATCTTTATGTTTTATCTTGTTCTGTTTCTTTTTGTGCTAATGTTTTGGTAGCCAATGCTGAGCCCTGCTTGTGAAATTTGTTCGGAAAGTAATCTAATATTTTGTAGGAACTCTGTATCTTGTTGGAAGATTACTGGGAGCGCATGAATCTAAAGGTTCCTATTTACTTCTCAGCAGGTTTGCACTAGCTGCTGTTCTTTCCTCTCCACATCTATTAACTGTTTGCAGGAACTGTATGCTTTTCTGTCAAATGCTAATTTTCATCGCTTGCATAATTACATCAATTGGATTAGAATATTTTGAGACCTATACAAGGGGTAATTGAATCTTTGAGATGATTCTAGAAACCTATCGATGTGCCTGAAAATCTTTTACGGTTTCTCAATTTCTGGGAGTGCCTTCATTTTCCTATTGGTATATAGTGGTGTATCAAATTTCTACTGACGATGTTAATTCTTTCAGGTTTGACCCTTCAAGCCAATATGTATTATAAGATGCTTATCAGTTGGACCAGTCAGAAAGTCAAAGAAACGTACTCCACGCATAATGCCTTTGATTTTAAGAACGGTACTTTTTTTATCTGACTTGCTGAAAGATTAAAGTAGTAGTTTATGAGAAATCAAGATACGATGTTGTAACGTGTAATCGAAAAAAAGAAGATACAATCTTACTCTTTGGGATTGAAGCAGAACAGATTAAGAGTGAGTAATTTGTCAAGTACCAATATAAGATGTTCATGAAAAGGGGGAACTGCGCAGCACTATTATGCACATATAATCACTCTATATTTTAAGTAAACTTTACGAGAATTGATTCTGGAAAATATTATTCCATTGCTTGATATCTAATTGCTTAACGAGGCCTCCATCTTActcttattgttttgaatgttAAAGCTCACAAGTTCGACCGTTCGATGATGCATGCTCCTGGACCCTGTGTTCTGTTTGCGACACCAGGGATGATCAGTGGTGGCTTTTCACTTGAGGTTTTCAAGCACTGGGCTCCTTCGGCGATGAATCTTGTTACACTGCCCGGGTAATTGCCTCTTTCTGGTTCATATGttttaaatatcaaattttatgcTCAGATATCAGTACTAAACTTCTGGGTTGGAATTTGAACTTTTCAGTCATTgttcctcttttcttttctaggtATTGCGTGGCTGGAACCATAGGGCATAAATTGATGTCGGGAAAACCCACCAAAATTGATCTGGACAAGGACACACAAATTGATGTTCGATGCCAGGTTCACCTTTATATTCCTTGAGTTTCGATTTAAGTCCCGTTACAGAGTGTGATTATCTGCGTGCGAAAATCACTTTCTGGAGTGTTTGGCTTTTGATATTTTGATTGTTGCTTACATATACAAGTCTTATACATTCTTTTGGCGTTACCAGATTCATCAGTTGTCTTTCAGTCCTCACACAGACGCCAAAGGAATTATGGATCTTGTAAAATTTCTCTCCCCTAAGCACGTCATACTTGTTCATGGCGAGAAGCCGAGGATGGCGATTCTAAAAGGAAAAATCCAGTCGGAGCTGGGAATTCAGTGTTACGACCCTGCAAACAATGAGACCGTGTCAGTCCCATCAACCCACTACGCGAAAGCAGTAGCTTCCGACACGTTCATCCGAAGCTGTTCGAATCCAAACTTCAAGTTCTCGAAAAGAAGTTCAGAAGATGAACATGGTTTGAGTTTGGGAACCAGAAATTCGACTCCAGGACTGCAAGTAAGCGATGAGAGGGCAGCAGAAGGGGTTTTGGTTATGGAGAAAAGCAAAAAAACCAAGGTAGTACACCAAGAGGAGCTTATGCTTATGTTAGGAGAGAAAAAGCACCAAGTACAATTTGCTTATTGCTGCCCTGTTCAGACCGGCAACTTGAAAGAGGCCAAAAGCACTTCTGGAAACGACGATCAGCTTTGCAAATCTGAGAGATGCTCTCGGCTTCTCCGCAGATTATCTGCGAAACTTTCAAATGAGTTTTCTGAGGGGAACATCCAAGACTTTGAGGATCACCTTGAAGTGGCATCGTTTCGCGCATCCGTTTGCTTGAAGGAAAACTGCCCTCACAGACTACTGGATGGCCATGGCGTTCGGAATAAATCTGAAGAAGCAGTTTATTTCTGCTGCAGTTGGGCAATGGCAGATGAGAAGCTTGCATGGCAAGTCATTTCAATCTGTCAAAACTTCTCCATGCATGAGCAAAGCAAGGGGGCTTCTACTCTGTAGGCAGTCCCCGATGGTCGGAGACTTATTTACCCTTAGAATGTCACTGTGACAAGTCTCAAATTAATAATCTATTATAGTAGAATATTAAGCACACGACAGAGTGTTATTGGTTTGAGATCGTTTCAGATGGTGGCAGATCACGAGAGGAGCACGTGTGAAGAGAACAAACGTACGACACATCGTGCGCCGCTATCAGAGAACAAACCGCGTGTTGTCCAACCCTACCAGCACGTGGTGGTAGATCCTTTTGGAGACTTGCCTGGGTTGGATGCTGCAGCTGCTGCTTGCTTGGTTGACCAAGTTGACTTGTAGGTGGGTGAGTGGTAGGAAGCTAGTAggtctttatattttttttttatttttttttagtacatcgatatttttacattaaggaaATGGGAGGTTCGGCTAATCATACGATAggtaacctaatttggtatcaaatttatcatccatgagattcgaacctaagagcTCTTACTCTCAAGTAAAAAGGAATACTACCAGACCGTAATACTGAATGGCGAAAAGAAGTTAGTAGTTAGTTCCTTTATTTATCCGTTCAAAATATGAATATGTGTATGCATGTAGATCGCCTACATTTATTGGATGGGGTTTTACAGCaaaaatacatgaaaagcatgaaggTCATGAATTAACCACCTGTTTTTTGCTTCTTTATCAAATGGGAATTGTGTTCATAATTTTCAACCAAAAGAGCCACATGAAGGGCTGGTTTGGAGttgcttaaaaaaaatttaaaaagcagctttttaaaaaatttgatattAATGGGTGTAAAATAGTAGAAACAAAAGCAGTTCGCCCATGCttcaaaaaaaagtttttttcttctttttttataagAGGGAGGTGAATGATACCAattaataagaagaaaaaaatgataccaattaataaaactttcaTATTAAAAATCTTACATTTGTCTCTCTTTTTGCTTTTATTGTACTTTTTGTACAATAATTTACCAAATACTTACTTtttcaacatttatttattctCACAtgataagaccatctccaactctgggctaaaagccaaattaccccccaaacactctccaacccatgctaaaattttaggctaaatgccaaatgctatttctgggccaaatacccccagctttccccccgggctaaatgcgaaatgtttatcggaatttaaatttttttagattaaaatgttcataaaattaatttacaataatctacatatttatttttttaataaaaattgatttaagaaaaaaatttaggctaatttcattctttaataattccgggctaaaattttagggtagaagggttggagcagaaaagatgtttctgggctaaaagctaaattttccgggctaaaaaatttggcttttagcccaagggttggagatggtctaacagaattagttttgaaaaaaatatagcATATAtggaaaaaatagaaaaagtgtgattcaaaaatagaaaaaaaaaaaaggaattaaaaTCTAGTGAAATTGAAATAGAGGGAAGAAGTTGATTTCAAACGGAGCGGTTAAGGGAGTCGTGGTGCGTTGGCATTTGGCGCAAAAAACAAACTCAACGACGGAGGACTCTATGTAcgtaaaattaccaaaaaaaccAGCAAAAACCTTCACCTGCCATTCAACAGCACAAGCACAGCGTCGTGGAGATTCTGAGACTTGGAGACCTCGCAGACTCTGGAAATTCCTAAATTATCCCTCACCTCGTCCATCTTTGTCAACTCACTCAATCCTACTCAATTCAGTCTGGACTCCACAAATTTGATTGAAATTATAAATTAATCgtcatgtctttctttttctcccaATAGCAATCGccaattgaatttcaatttccATCACAAAACATGGCGTCGGAATCTTCAGCTGCGGCGGCGGCGGAGGCCGAGTCACGTGCGCCGCTTCTTGTTTCGCGCCAGGGGAGCAGCGGCCGCGAGTCGTCCGACCTCGGCTCCCCGACCGCTCGGTCCGCCATGCTGGCGATGCTGCTGGGGCGGGCTACCGGGCGCAGGGGGCCGTCGATGCTAGTGCGGGAGACGGCGGCGCGGGAGCTGGACGAGCGGCGCGCCGACTGGGGGTACTCGAAGCCGGTCGTGGCTCTGGACATGATGTGGAACACGGCGTTCGTGGTGGTGTCCGTGGTGATGCTGTTTTGGACGAAGGACGAGCGGCCTAACACGCCGATCCGGCTGTGGATCTGCGGGTATGTGCTGCAGTGTATTGTGCACGTGGTGCTGGTGTGGGTGGAGTACCGGAGGAGGAATAATATTGCTCGGAGGCTTAGTAGGAGGAACCAGGAGGCCCAGCAGGAGGAGCACCAGGTCGATATCGATGCTGTTGATACCGACGATGAAGAAGCAGCCGGGGAATTGGCGAATTTCACTCGCTCCAGGTTCcatttttcttgctttttattttttgaacaaaaaatattatttacgCTAAAAGAGAGTGGTAGTCaggttagtaataatgtgattcaaatttgcatttggcgagaatcgaacataagaccaCTCATTTACAACtgaagtgaagaggaataccactagatcgtagtacCAAGTGACTACTAATTTTGTTAGAATTTATGGAGTTCAAATTGGACGGTAGAAAGCAGTTTAATTGACTAGTAATTCTGATTAATGGGCTGCTGTTTCATAATATTATGTATTAAATTGGAGATTAGTGAATATACTTAGACTACTTTATTTCCATCTGTTTGAAGAAATGGGATTGAAACTTGacccaaaagaaagaagaagaaagttgaAAAAGCACCTTAAACTGGAAACTGGTGTCAAAGTTGATCAGTGCAAGTGAGGGTCCTATAACATTGTTTTAATCCCGCAGCTATGATGGCTTTGTTATGAAAACCCCAACTTAACTCGACCATCGAAACTCCAATCTAGACATAATTCATAATTCTCTCTAGTATTCATATTGTTTGGAAATGATGCAAGCAACATATGCATTCTTGTTCGATTTGACCGCTGTTATGATTGCTTTCTATGGTATTTGATTCCAGGCCCTAGCCTTATATGCAATTAGAGTTTTCATCATGTTTGCTGACCTATAAACTGTTTTATATGGCCTAGTGTCTCTAAACGATGCGAAACGGTGAATACAATGGTGTCATTTCTCTGGTGGATAGTTGGTTTCTATTGGGTAGTCTCTGGCGGTGAAGTTCTTCTGCAAAATGCTCCACATTTGTACTGGTATTTCTGTAATCCATCTATCGAGACTTGTTCCTTGACCTGAAAATATAGGCATCATGTGTGTTTGGCTGTGTTTATGGAGATATTTCCTTTTTTATGACTTGGTAATTTAATCTGTTTCAACAAATGGTTCTTTAGGAATTTATTAGTTTCACCAGAAGTGGAGTTATGACATTATAATGTTAGCGGTGAATACAGAAGCTGGAGGAAGGCATATCACGTCTAAAACCTTACTGTTAATTACTATAGTGACCGTCAACTTCTAACTGCTATATCTGCTTCTGAATTTACAGGTTGGCTGTGGTTTTTCTGGCATTTGATGTCTTTTTTGCCATCTTCTGTGTTGTCCTGGCATGTTTGATTGGAGTTGCTCTTTGTTGCTGTTTGCCATGCATCATTGCAATTCTTTACGCCGTTGCAGGACAGGTATGAAGAGAGAACCTGTAACTATGATTCCAAATTTTCTTGACAAAGTGGTGGAGTTGTCATTGCTTATTCTTGGCTATTTTTTTGGTGTGACAATGTAGGAAGGTGCGTCCGAAGCAGATCTCAGTATTCTGCCAAAATACAGGTTTCGAGTGAGCAGTGAGGAAAAACCTAGTGTTGGAGCTGGGAAAATGATTCCGGTAGAAACAAGCAGTGGGTACCTAGCAGTTGAGCGTGTTCTTTTATCTGAGGATGCGGTATGTTATGGCATTATGC is a window from the Malus domestica chromosome 16, GDT2T_hap1 genome containing:
- the LOC103444577 gene encoding cleavage and polyadenylation specificity factor subunit 3-II; translation: MAIDSLVLGAGQEVGKSCVVVTINGKRIMFDCGMHMGYLDHRRYPDFSRIPKSQNESNFDHSITCIIITHFHLDHVGALPYFTEVCGYQGPIYMTYPTKALSPIMLEDYRKVMVERRGEEEQFSSHHIAECMKKVIPVDLKQTVQVDKDLQIRAYYAGHVLGAAMFYAKVGDATMVYTGDYNMTPDRHLGAAQIDRLNLDLLISESTYATTIRDSKYAREREFLRAVHKCVAAGGKVLIPTFALGRAQELCILLEDYWERMNLKVPIYFSAGLTLQANMYYKMLISWTSQKVKETYSTHNAFDFKNAHKFDRSMMHAPGPCVLFATPGMISGGFSLEVFKHWAPSAMNLVTLPGYCVAGTIGHKLMSGKPTKIDLDKDTQIDVRCQIHQLSFSPHTDAKGIMDLVKFLSPKHVILVHGEKPRMAILKGKIQSELGIQCYDPANNETVSVPSTHYAKAVASDTFIRSCSNPNFKFSKRSSEDEHGLSLGTRNSTPGLQVSDERAAEGVLVMEKSKKTKVVHQEELMLMLGEKKHQVQFAYCCPVQTGNLKEAKSTSGNDDQLCKSERCSRLLRRLSAKLSNEFSEGNIQDFEDHLEVASFRASVCLKENCPHRLLDGHGVRNKSEEAVYFCCSWAMADEKLAWQVISICQNFSMHEQSKGASTL
- the LOC103444576 gene encoding E3 ubiquitin protein ligase RIE1, with translation MASESSAAAAAEAESRAPLLVSRQGSSGRESSDLGSPTARSAMLAMLLGRATGRRGPSMLVRETAARELDERRADWGYSKPVVALDMMWNTAFVVVSVVMLFWTKDERPNTPIRLWICGYVLQCIVHVVLVWVEYRRRNNIARRLSRRNQEAQQEEHQVDIDAVDTDDEEAAGELANFTRSSVSKRCETVNTMVSFLWWIVGFYWVVSGGEVLLQNAPHLYWLAVVFLAFDVFFAIFCVVLACLIGVALCCCLPCIIAILYAVAGQEGASEADLSILPKYRFRVSSEEKPSVGAGKMIPVETSSGYLAVERVLLSEDAECCICLSPYEDGTELHTLPCNHHFHATCIVKWLKMNATCPLCKFNILKGNEPV